CCGTTACCGCGCTCCAAAAAAAGAAAAGGCTCTCTTTGTCACACGTCCTAACGGGAGTACAGAAGGCAAACGGATGACCAAAAGAGCGATTCAGGCAATGATCATAAAGTACGCCAAGCGTTTCGGTAAGCCTTACCTTACCGTGCATAAGCTTCGTCATTCCTTTGCTACTGATTATTATTTACAAAATGATATTTACAAAACAAAGGAACAACTGGGGCACGCTTCGACAGAAACAACAGAAGTGTATGCCCACCTGACTGACAAAACCATGTCCCAGGCGATCGAACGGCGGGTAGAGACTCTAAGCGACTCAGCCGATTGATGTCTCACCCCTGCTTATTCCTCATTCCTTCTATCTGCTTTTGAATCTGTTCGAGTAGCCAGCGGCCTGCGGGTCCGTTGGCCTCAGCAGGAAATATTTGTATCATTTCATCTGAGTAGTGATGTTGAGCCCAATCCATTTGATGCTCCCAAACCGCTACCCCCTGTACATTTGTCAGCTTATCGGTAAGCTGAGCATCCGATTGTTCCTTAACCATGACCAGCTTCGGATAATCCTCCTGCTTGAAGCCTTCCAGCAACACACAATCATAGGCCTGAAAATGCCGTATCAGACTGGTGACAGGCTGACTATTCTCCTCTAAAATAGCTGTTCTTCCAGCCGAAACAATAGCTACGCCTTCAGCACCCGCCTGTCGGTGCTTATACGTATCAGTACCCTCATGATCCATTTCAAATTCATGTCCATCATGCTTGATCACTGCTACGCGTAGACCTGACTTCTGCACATAACGAATTAACCCTCCGAGAAAGGTCGTTTTCCCCGTATTTTTGAATCCGACGATTTGACATACAAATGGATGTTTCGTATTCACGTTACCTGTCCACCTTGTAATACCAGTACTCGCACCTCTTCACCTTTGCGTAATCCTTCTGTTGTAGGAGGAATCACGATCAGACAGTCGCTGTCCTTAATGGTCACCATGACACTAGATTCATCTGCTCGCGCAGGAATCGCGTATACTTGTCCACCACGTATCTCCAAAGAGCTGCGTACAAAGCGTGTATAGTTGTTTACCTTCGTATAATCTGCGCCTAACTTCGCCGTCCAGGTTTGTAAATATGGATGTGCCGAAGATAACATCATTTGGATCGTCGGCCGTACAAACAGCTCACAGCCTACAAAGCACGCACCGGGGTTGCCTGAAAGCGCAAATAACAGCTTGCCGTCAATCACTGCGGCTGTGGTCACACTTCCTGGACGCATCGTAACTTTGTTGAACAGCATATTCACATCTTCCTGTCGTACCAGGTCACCCATAATATCAAAATCCCCCACCGATACTCCTCCACTCGTGACCACGATATCATAGGCAGCTATGGCTTCACGTACAGAGGTACGGGCAAGACTCAAATCATCATGAATGGCTTGTAAAATGAACGGCTCTCCTCCTGCCTCTCTGATTTGAGAAGCCAGCATATATGTATTACTGTTTCGAATTTTTCCCGGTTGTAACGGCTCATCCACTGCGAGCAATTCTGACCCTGTGGAAAAGACAGCCACCCTTGGCTTCCTGTAAACAGGCACCCGATGTACACCAAAAGTAGCCAGTACTGAGACATGCCCCGCTCCCACGCAAGTTCCCTTACTGAGCAAAAGCTGACCTTCCTTAATCTCATGACCAATTTGTGTCACATTTTTGCCAACTTCCATACGCTTCTTTAAGCCAACATATGTCTGTCCATTTTCCTCACGCAGCTGTGTCGCCTCCAGCATAACCACCGTGTCCGCTCCTTCAGGTAGTTGTGCTCCTGTCATGATGCGGGCTGCCATTCCCGTCTCCACCCGCTTGTCCGATACAGTGCCACAAGGAATTTCATCAATCACGTGTAGCCAGATTTCCTGACCGGTCGAACAGACTTCAGTGTCCGAGGCAAGGATCGCATAGCCGTCCATACCAGAACGACGAAAGCGGGGATACGGATGTGGCGCAGTCAAATCCATCGCCAGATAGCGACCATGTGCTTGCTCAAGCCCTACGTCCTCCCTTTCACCCTGTTTAACATGACTAGCTATCCTGCTTTGTGCCTCTTCCACCTGAACTGCTTTACGCTGGAATTTTTCTGCGTTTAATGATGTATGATTCATATTCTCACTCCGTTCTTCTTAAATGTCCTCTTTCTGTTATAACGCTAAAACCGTTATCTGGCAAATCCAAACGGTATTTATTGAATTGCTCCAAGTCTTTATCCGCCAAAAAACAGCCTGGATATCATATCGCGGCTGTTTTTGGTAGATTTCAGTTTTTAATTTTGCGTATCATCCGGTCATTTCTCTATTTTATTAGTTTATATTAATTTTTCCGAAATAGATTGAATCTATTGAAACCTCATATAACGAGGACATTTGCTGTGCTCGAGCTATTGTTAAATCGGATGAATCTTCCTCTATATGTTTTAATTCATTCATTGACATACCAAGTATATTGCAAGCTATTAACTCACTATATCCTGAAGCGAGTCGTGCCATCTTTATTGTATAAAAGCTAGTGCAAGTTACATTTTCATTTTTATCTGCAACCATCCAATCAACTCCACAATATAATTGATAAAAAAGTAATTTACCTGTATACTCTGAACGAAACACTTTTCCCCTGTTAGGAGCAAGTAAGGTGCAAAAACTTACTCGGGGGAAATGCCTTTTGAAAGAGGAACTCAAATCTCATGGACGCACTCAATCATGGCTCGCCCGACGAACTGGATATTCGCGGCAACAAATATCCAACTGGATCGCGGGACGTGACAAAATGTCATTCGAGGCGGCAGTCCTCATTTCTAGGATATTGGAGTGTAAAGCTGAGGACTTATATGAGTGGGAACTTGCCTGACAAACAGGCATTTCCTTCGGGGCATTTGTACATGCCGGCATTTACAATATATATCCCGCTTTCACCCTCCTTTTCTTATATGTAGATTGTTTTCACCTTTATTTAAAAGATTGTTATTTTTTTCATAATCAATTTTATCACATGGAAAATGATTAAAAACGGGAAATATGTCGAATTAAATCGAACCCGTCCGGCTTATCCTAGTCTAACTGATTATTGACTTATTCATTTAAATCTGGTAACAAAAATGACCCCTGAATTTTCATAGGTCATTTCCACAGTTTTTTAAGCGCTTTAAGTTTATTATGAGACATCGAGCAAGTGAAGTCAGATCCTTCGAATCGTACCAGCCCTCCAAATGCGTTAGACTCAATTTCACAAACCAAGTCAAGATTTATCAGGGTATCTTTATAAGCTGGATATAGATACGGAAAAGCTTCCCTGCAAGCCTGTGCGGTTAGCCCGATTGTATAAGAACGATCTCCAGAGTTGAAACGCGGGACATAATAATTTTTTTTAGGTTCCCACATATCCACACTATGCATATTCATTACCTTAAAAAAACCGCTCACTGCTGCCTTACCCACTACCTTAATTTCCGATCCGAAAATATAACGAAATTCTCTATCGGCATTCATTGCATCTGCATATATTTGTCTCCATCGAGATAAATTTGCTGAATTTATACTTTCTTTAATGTCTTGATTTTTAAAAACAACCTGCCCCCCTCCATAATCTCCCGTAATGATCTTGTCCACTTGTGTGATGTTAACCAAATTAGATCCGTCCAAATTGCAAAAAGTGGGTAAGCCTACGGAACATTCATGGAGGGTGGTGGGAACTGTAAATCTTCCATGAGAAGTATGAAAAAGCGGAATGTGATAATTGCTTTTAGGCTTCCACAATTCAATCGCAACTAGGTGATTCTCACAAAAAAAAGAGCAATCTCCAAGTGAATTGTCATCAAGCAATGGAGTGGCTAGGATTCGCTTTCCCTCTTCCATTAAATTCAGTTCTTTTCTGTTTTCTTCAGCTCAGCTGGTACAGGTTTAGCGCCAAAAATTGTTTTTTCTTTTTTCGTAGACTCGTTAGCGTATTTACCAAGGCTTATACTTAAAGCTCTCGCCAATTTCTTATCCATTTTCGCTCACCTCCTTTCCATAAAGGAAGAATACTGAATGCTTGTATAATTAAAGCTAAACATATTATGTGAGATTGTATAAAAAAATTTAATATGCAAACTAAAATACATATCGTTTTATAATATTTGTGATGTTTGGTCTTATTAATATAGATAAAATGATTGGGAGCATATAGTACAAACACTAATAATGAACAAGCGTTAATTATCAAAATCGTTGCTAAACTTAAAGAGACAAAAGGTATAGTTACACATATGGCCGTTGTAAAGAAGACACAAAGTGTAAGGTTGCTGAAGTGTACCCCTCCTGAAAATCTCCTTACAAACATGATCGTAGCCAGAGCTAGTAATGCCCCCCAAAAATGTCCTGTTATCCATCCTATAACTGCGACCATGAGCACTGCTGAAATTTCGGTAATTTTTATACCAATCGCATACTCCATCACTTCAACACTTGTGGGTCCATCAGGATCAGCTTTCTTTATTTCTGATGCGATGTGCCTCGATAGCGTTTCTAGCATCCTCGTAATCTCCTTTCTCTGATAAGAAGTACGATATTCCAAAAGTTAGTAATGAGATGGAAAGTAATCCTATCGTATTGGAGTTATAGAGCATATACAAAGTAACAAAAATAGTGACAAATGATATTAGGGACCCTATAATGAACATTTTATTTAGAGATGCTAGGTAATTTTCACCTTTCAAAAAATCATGTGGGGGTTGAATGATAAATGAGAATCCAAAGTTATATTTACCCATCACAAAAGAAATAAAGTACGCAGTAAGGATGGAAGACAACTGTATAACGTATATAGAAGAGCCAGCTGTATCACTTATAACACCTGGCTGTGCTACTCCGAAAAAGTTTGCAAATATATATACAAATAGCTGTAGGTTAATGTAAGCTGTAAGACCGGAACCAGCAGAAAAAGCCGCAAGATATGTTTTGATCCCTAAACCAAATCTTAAAAAGAGAACCATTAACAAATACTGAAGCGGAAAATCTAATTTAGGCATGCCTATTACTTCTCTCATGA
The Paenibacillus peoriae DNA segment above includes these coding regions:
- the mobB gene encoding molybdopterin-guanine dinucleotide biosynthesis protein B → MNTKHPFVCQIVGFKNTGKTTFLGGLIRYVQKSGLRVAVIKHDGHEFEMDHEGTDTYKHRQAGAEGVAIVSAGRTAILEENSQPVTSLIRHFQAYDCVLLEGFKQEDYPKLVMVKEQSDAQLTDKLTNVQGVAVWEHQMDWAQHHYSDEMIQIFPAEANGPAGRWLLEQIQKQIEGMRNKQG
- a CDS encoding molybdopterin molybdotransferase MoeA — encoded protein: MNHTSLNAEKFQRKAVQVEEAQSRIASHVKQGEREDVGLEQAHGRYLAMDLTAPHPYPRFRRSGMDGYAILASDTEVCSTGQEIWLHVIDEIPCGTVSDKRVETGMAARIMTGAQLPEGADTVVMLEATQLREENGQTYVGLKKRMEVGKNVTQIGHEIKEGQLLLSKGTCVGAGHVSVLATFGVHRVPVYRKPRVAVFSTGSELLAVDEPLQPGKIRNSNTYMLASQIREAGGEPFILQAIHDDLSLARTSVREAIAAYDIVVTSGGVSVGDFDIMGDLVRQEDVNMLFNKVTMRPGSVTTAAVIDGKLLFALSGNPGACFVGCELFVRPTIQMMLSSAHPYLQTWTAKLGADYTKVNNYTRFVRSSLEIRGGQVYAIPARADESSVMVTIKDSDCLIVIPPTTEGLRKGEEVRVLVLQGGQVT
- a CDS encoding helix-turn-helix domain-containing protein, with amino-acid sequence MVADKNENVTCTSFYTIKMARLASGYSELIACNILGMSMNELKHIEEDSSDLTIARAQQMSSLYEVSIDSIYFGKININ
- a CDS encoding helix-turn-helix transcriptional regulator, which produces MQKLTRGKCLLKEELKSHGRTQSWLARRTGYSRQQISNWIAGRDKMSFEAAVLISRILECKAEDLYEWELA
- a CDS encoding accessory gene regulator ArgB-like protein, with product MLETLSRHIASEIKKADPDGPTSVEVMEYAIGIKITEISAVLMVAVIGWITGHFWGALLALATIMFVRRFSGGVHFSNLTLCVFFTTAICVTIPFVSLSLATILIINACSLLVFVLYAPNHFIYINKTKHHKYYKTICILVCILNFFIQSHIICLALIIQAFSILPLWKGGERKWIRNWREL